From one Asterias amurensis chromosome 10, ASM3211899v1 genomic stretch:
- the LOC139942875 gene encoding GPI mannosyltransferase 2-like: protein MTSKHSRAGHIALCAVSSRLIIILVQIVLDYLIPDHPADAFHLEPESDPSLLDRAVQFVIGGWSKWDAAYFLHIAQYGYTEWHMFAFFPLFPVTVRFLADYVISPIQHMLFLNMSLYSCVLIAAVTLNIVAFICAAVLLYHLGVCVLHSERLAYHAALLFCINPASVFMTAAYTESLFAMISFAGMLSLQCNKLVLSILLFGLSALVRSNGVVSIGFLLYYLMKRHTKMLSNLWNVMNRNNRHKLQLICSVLRSECKHILVSFCLVPCFFIMLIPFALFQMYSFLVICTDVTSIFYWMERELISHGAPIWCSNTRLLPYAAIQSHHWNVGFLKYYELKQIPNFLLALPMIILCVSAIMNYCKQRWKYVSFLGILETNAINCERRKNVNFVDHQVEGFCSDQSLVYMAHVTSLLIFGVTCMHVQVITRLIASSCPVVYWYAAHVTLPSINSKTDSTSNDRSACHTTKGLTDKRTILLGEFVRCNNHCYIKQLVLGFFLGYFILGLCMHCNYLPWT, encoded by the exons ATGACAAGCAAACATTCCAGAGCAGGGCATATTGCCCTTTGTGCTGTTTCATCTCGACTAATCATCATTCTAGTTCAG ATTGTGCTGGACTATTTGATACCTGATCACCCAGCAGACGCATTTCATCTTGAACCAGAGTCTGACCCTTCATTGTTAGACAGAGCTGTCCAGTTTGTGATTGGTGGCTGGTCTAAGTGGGATGCTGCATACTTTCTTCATATTGCTCAATATGGATATACTGAATGGCATATGTTTGCCTTCTTCCCATTGTTCCCTGTTACAGTGCGATTCTTGGCTGATTATGTGATCTCTCCCATTCAACACATGTTGTTTCTGAACATGAGTCTTTATAGCTGTGTATTAATTGCTGCAGTAACACTCAATATTGTTGCGTTTATCTGTGCTGCTGTGCTGCTGTATCACCTGGGAGTATGTGTGTTGCATTCAGAGAGACTAGCATATCATGCTgctttattgttttgtattaatCCAGCAAGTGTGTTTATGACAGCAGCATACACGGAGTCCCTATTTGCAATGATAAGCTTTGCTGGAATGTTGTCTCTACAATGTAACAAACTTGTACTGTCAATACTGCTTTTTGGGTTATCAGCACTAGTGCGGTCAAATGGAGTGGTGTCTATTGGATTTCTCTTATATTACTTGATGAAAAGACACACCAAGATGTTATCCAACCTCTGGAATGTAATGAACAGGAATAACAGACATAAACTTCAACTGATTTGTAGTGTGCTCCGCAGTGAATGCAAACACATATTGGTGTCATTTTGTTTAGTGCCTTGTTTTTTCATTATGCTGATTCCTTTTGCATTGTTCCAGATGTATTCCTTCTTGGTCATCTGTACAGATGTTACAAGCATTTTCTACTGGATGGAAAGGGAGTTGATATCACATGGTGCACCCATTTGGTGTAGCAATACTAGACTATTGCCATATGCAGCCATACAGTCACACCATTGGAACGTGGGATTTTTAAAGTACTATGAACTCAAGCAAATACCAAACTTTCTCCTTGCACTGCCCATGATCATTTTGTGTGTCAGTGCAATTATGAATTATTGCAAACAAAGATGGAAATATGTGTCATTTTTGGGTATTTTAGAGACAAATGCAATTAACTGTGAGCGGCggaaaaatgttaattttgttgatcaTCAAGTAGAGGGATTCTGCAGCGACCAGTCACTGGTGTACATGGCTCATGTTACATCTCTCCTCATATTTGGAGTCACTTGCATGCATGTACAG GTTATTACCAGGTTGATTGCTTCTAGCTGTCCAGTTGTATATTGGTATGCAGCTCATGTAACACTACCTAGCATCAATTCTAAAACAGACAGCACAAGCAACGATAGATCAGCTTGTCATACTACTAAGGGACTCACAGACAAAAGGACTATTTTACTTGGAGAGTTTGTTAGGTGCAATAACCATTGTTACATTAAACAACTAGTTCTTGGCTTTTTCCTTGGGTACTTCATTTTGGGACTTTGTATGCATTGTAATTATTTACCCTGGACCTAA